The following coding sequences lie in one Rutidosis leptorrhynchoides isolate AG116_Rl617_1_P2 chromosome 4, CSIRO_AGI_Rlap_v1, whole genome shotgun sequence genomic window:
- the LOC139839839 gene encoding uncharacterized protein isoform X2 yields MVFLKLKKFRKAHKQDNSPPVVGVPDEVPKGKSVVDVDNDNEIDNDNGATTAEAEAEEDDDDFIMNEVKRRLKELRRNSFMVLIPEEETCPEEEDDDVEQQVEDQEKNDGESNQWRDVEAEGRQLWSCFGAFYDNYCQRMLFFDRLTTQLLKETCSYTPSTPSPKSVSKKLTSPLGCLSLKTNQNQDPEGETQHLHQPENDPYLDLETSYVSQVCLTWEALHCQYTQLRHIIASQSENSKCYNHTAQQFQQFQVLLQRFIENEPFERGLRPQVYAQTRNSFSKLLQVPNILGQERKEITQEESEMMVHAPDLIRIIESSILTFQLFIKMDKNKSNGVRNLFGGQNSSNQMATPLQQVQYSLEKRKVKLKELWKKRKGGKKKLWPTTQEEVELLLGLIDVKVISRVLRMVKLSKEQLFWSEEKMMKLDLSGKLQRDPSPILFPC; encoded by the exons ATGGTGTTTCTTAAGTTGAAGAAGTTTAGGAAAGCCCACAAACAAGACAACAGTCCTCCTGTTGTTGGTGTTCCTGATGAAGTTCCCAAGGGTAAGTCGGTGGTGgatgttgataatgataatgagaTTGATAACGATAATGGTGCTACTACTGCAGAGGCAGAGGCAGAGGAGGACGATGATGATTTTATCATGAATGAGGTGAAGAGAAGGCTGAAAGAACTTAGAAGAAATAGTTTTATGGTTCTCATACCTGAAGAAGAAACATGTCCCGAAGAGGAGGATGATGATGTTGAACAACAAGTGGAAGATCAGGAGAAGAATGATGGTGAATCCAATCAGTGGAGGGATGTTGAAGCAGAAGGCCGTCAATTGTGGTCTTGTTTTGGGGCTTTTTATGATAACTACTGCCAACGCATGCTCTTCTTTGATCGTCTTACTACTCAGCTGCTCAAAGAAACTT GTTCATATACTCCCTCCACTCCTTCACCAAAGTCTGTGTCCAAGAAGCTCACATCCCCACTTGGATGTCTGTCTTTGAAAACAAATCAGAATCAGGATCCTGAAGGTGAAACACAACACCTGCATCAACCAGAGAACGATCCATATCTGGATCTTGAGACCTCATATGTATCGCAAGTGTGCTTGACTTGGGAGGCACTTCACTGCCAGTACACACAATTAAGACACATAATCGCATCTCAGTCTGAAAACTCCAAATGTTACAACCATACTGCTCAGCAATTCCAGCAGTTTCAGGTTCTGTTGCAACGATTTATTGAAAATGAACCTTTCGAGCGTGGTCTCAGGCCTCAAGTTTATGCTCAAACCAGAAATTCCTTTTCTAAACTTCTTCAGGTTCCAAATATATTAG GTCAAGAGAGGAAAGAGATAACACAAGAGGAATCAGAAATGATGGTGCATGCTCCAGATCTTATCAGAATAATTGAGAGCTCAATTCTTACTTTTCAACTCTTTATAAAGATGGACAAGAACAAGTCAAATGGTGTCCGGAATCTCTTTGGAGGCCAGAATAGCAGCAACCAGATGGCCACTCCTCTTCAGCAGGTTCAATATTCACTTGAGAAG AGGAAGGTGAAGTTGAAGGAGCTGTGGAAAAAGAGGAAAGGCGGGAAAAAGAAATTGTGGCCTACAACACAAGAGGAGGTGGAGTTGTTACTTGGGCTTATAGATGTGAAGGTGATAAGCAGGGTGCTACGGATGGTGAAGCTTAGCAAAGAGCAATTGTTTTGGAGTGAAGAAAAGATGATGAAGCTGGATTTATCAGGAAAACTCCAAAGGGATCCGTCTCCCATTCTTTTCCCTTGTTGA
- the LOC139839839 gene encoding uncharacterized protein isoform X1 gives MVFLKLKKFRKAHKQDNSPPVVGVPDEVPKGKSVVDVDNDNEIDNDNGATTAEAEAEEDDDDFIMNEVKRRLKELRRNSFMVLIPEEETCPEEEDDDVEQQVEDQEKNDGESNQWRDVEAEGRQLWSCFGAFYDNYCQRMLFFDRLTTQLLKETFSLTGSYTPSTPSPKSVSKKLTSPLGCLSLKTNQNQDPEGETQHLHQPENDPYLDLETSYVSQVCLTWEALHCQYTQLRHIIASQSENSKCYNHTAQQFQQFQVLLQRFIENEPFERGLRPQVYAQTRNSFSKLLQVPNILGQERKEITQEESEMMVHAPDLIRIIESSILTFQLFIKMDKNKSNGVRNLFGGQNSSNQMATPLQQVQYSLEKRKVKLKELWKKRKGGKKKLWPTTQEEVELLLGLIDVKVISRVLRMVKLSKEQLFWSEEKMMKLDLSGKLQRDPSPILFPC, from the exons ATGGTGTTTCTTAAGTTGAAGAAGTTTAGGAAAGCCCACAAACAAGACAACAGTCCTCCTGTTGTTGGTGTTCCTGATGAAGTTCCCAAGGGTAAGTCGGTGGTGgatgttgataatgataatgagaTTGATAACGATAATGGTGCTACTACTGCAGAGGCAGAGGCAGAGGAGGACGATGATGATTTTATCATGAATGAGGTGAAGAGAAGGCTGAAAGAACTTAGAAGAAATAGTTTTATGGTTCTCATACCTGAAGAAGAAACATGTCCCGAAGAGGAGGATGATGATGTTGAACAACAAGTGGAAGATCAGGAGAAGAATGATGGTGAATCCAATCAGTGGAGGGATGTTGAAGCAGAAGGCCGTCAATTGTGGTCTTGTTTTGGGGCTTTTTATGATAACTACTGCCAACGCATGCTCTTCTTTGATCGTCTTACTACTCAGCTGCTCAAAGAAACTT TTTCACTCACAGGTTCATATACTCCCTCCACTCCTTCACCAAAGTCTGTGTCCAAGAAGCTCACATCCCCACTTGGATGTCTGTCTTTGAAAACAAATCAGAATCAGGATCCTGAAGGTGAAACACAACACCTGCATCAACCAGAGAACGATCCATATCTGGATCTTGAGACCTCATATGTATCGCAAGTGTGCTTGACTTGGGAGGCACTTCACTGCCAGTACACACAATTAAGACACATAATCGCATCTCAGTCTGAAAACTCCAAATGTTACAACCATACTGCTCAGCAATTCCAGCAGTTTCAGGTTCTGTTGCAACGATTTATTGAAAATGAACCTTTCGAGCGTGGTCTCAGGCCTCAAGTTTATGCTCAAACCAGAAATTCCTTTTCTAAACTTCTTCAGGTTCCAAATATATTAG GTCAAGAGAGGAAAGAGATAACACAAGAGGAATCAGAAATGATGGTGCATGCTCCAGATCTTATCAGAATAATTGAGAGCTCAATTCTTACTTTTCAACTCTTTATAAAGATGGACAAGAACAAGTCAAATGGTGTCCGGAATCTCTTTGGAGGCCAGAATAGCAGCAACCAGATGGCCACTCCTCTTCAGCAGGTTCAATATTCACTTGAGAAG AGGAAGGTGAAGTTGAAGGAGCTGTGGAAAAAGAGGAAAGGCGGGAAAAAGAAATTGTGGCCTACAACACAAGAGGAGGTGGAGTTGTTACTTGGGCTTATAGATGTGAAGGTGATAAGCAGGGTGCTACGGATGGTGAAGCTTAGCAAAGAGCAATTGTTTTGGAGTGAAGAAAAGATGATGAAGCTGGATTTATCAGGAAAACTCCAAAGGGATCCGTCTCCCATTCTTTTCCCTTGTTGA